GGACTTTACAGCGTTGGTCGCGGTAGATCCCGATGACCCGACAAATTTCAACCAACTCGGGACGGAGTCTCAGTTCAAGCCTGACTTAGCCGGGGGGATAGCTTATTCCACCAATGATTATGTCGTTGCATTGGGCGTAGATCATTTGATTACCCCTGCGTTTGATTATGGAGTAGATGGCTTGGCTGCAGAGGATCCGCAGCGAATGGTTTATAGCTTGTACGCTAGTTTGAATTACCGTTTTTCTCAAGACGTGATGTTAGTGCCAGCGTTGCTTGTGAAAACCAACATAGACGGGCATAGTTATGATGTGAGTGCTCGTGCGGTCTATCAAGAGAAGCTTTGGGTAGGTTTGTCCTATCGTGATTTCGAGGCGGTTACTTTTATGCTAGGTTGCTCTTTTCTTCAAGACAAAAGCCTAAGTGTAGGCTATGCGTTTGATTATACGGTGCTTAACCAAGAGTACAAGCAGGCCACTTCGCACGAGCTTTTTGTGCGATACAATTTGCCAACTCTCAATTCTCGAACAAAAAAAATCATCAGAACCCCAAGGTTTAGGTTTTAAAAGAGCTTTTTTCGGCTTAACATTGTGATCGCAAGTATTGATTTTTATTTTCTAAATAAAAGTATAATTTTAAAGGCTGTAAATCGTGTTTCCATTTTTGGAAACATTATATTTATGGTTTGAACTATGCAATATATTTTGTGTATACTTGTTATGTTAAAAGTGTGGATATAATATTTTCGTGTTATGAATAAAATAGGTACAAGTAAAATTGTGTCATGTCTGCTTTTACTGAGTGTGTTGATTACAGGCCAAGGGTGTAGTCTGGCCAACATGTTTGGAGGCGGAGGTGACGGTTATGATGATCGAGGAGAACTGGTAGGCTCTATGGGCCGTGAAGGTTGGGAAATGGTCAGGCCGTTTGGTATGGTTTCGATCCCTCCAGGGACGTTCCATATGGGACAAGCGGATCAAGATGTGGCTGCTACGCAGATCAACTTCAACAAACAAGTGACGATCGGTCCATTCTACATGGACGACACTGAGATCACCAACAACGAATACAGACAGTTTGTGGATGAGATCGTAGAAGGATCAGAATCAGAATTGCCAGAGGGCTTTGTGACAGCTGATTTGGTTCCCGATTCTACGGTATGGGTACGTGATTTTACACACCACATGGGAGATCCGTTGATGGTGTATTATTGGTCACACCCTGCATTTGACAACTACCCAGTAGTGGGAGTCGATTGGGAAGCGGCAAAGTACTTCTGTAAATGGAGAACGGAGCACCTCAATGAATACAGAGCGGATAGAGGTTTGTTTCCAATGCCGAACTTCAGACTTCCATCTGAAGCAGAGTGGGAGTATGCTGCTAGAGGAGGTAGAGACATGAACAAATATCCTTGGGGAGGCCCATACATCAGAAACCAAAAAGGGTGTCTTTTGGCTAATTTCAAGCCTGGAAGAGGAAACTATTTTGATGATGGCTTTGCCTATACTTCTCCCGTGGCAACATTCTTTGCCAACGACTATGGACTATATGAAATGTCAGGTAACGTAGCGGAATGGTGCGAGGACGCATTTGACCCTGCTTCAATGCCACTTGTGTGGGATTTGAACCCAACATTCTTCGACGAAGATCAGCCGAAAAAAGTGATCAGAGGAGGTTCGTGGAAGGACATTGCTTATTACTTAGAAACTGGAACAAGAACGTACGAATACAAAGACTCTACTAGAGCTTCCATCGGTTTTAGATGTGCCATGACACATCTAGGAAGATCAAGTGGATCAGAGTTTTAATCAAACAAAGGAATTTAATAACCTAAAATCTTTAATAAAATGAGCGCAAAAAAAGGTGGACTAAAAGAGCTATTATTTACCACAATAATGCCCAAAGTATATGGTATTGGTGCGGCAGTTGTAATTGTCGGTGCAATGTTTAAAATTCTTCACTTACCTGGAGCGGGTGAGATGTTGGGGATTGGACTGACTACAGAAGCAATTATCTTCTTCCTCAGTGCATTTGAGCCAAAGCACAATGAAATTGATTGGTCAAAGGTCTATCCAGAATTGTCTGATGATTATGACGGACCAAGAGCTCAACCTCGAGCAGCTGTTTCAGCAGGTGGTACAGGAGTCGCTCAACAAATGGATAAAATGTTGGCAGATGCCAAAGTAGGTCCAGAATTGATTAAGAGTTTAGGTGACGGAATGAAGAGTATGTCTGAATCCGCAAAAAAATTGTCTACGATCGGTGATGCTGCAGGGGCTACCAACGAATATGCGCAAAATGTAAAGTCTGCTTCCACTTCGTTGATCAATATGAACAAAGCGTATGCTAGTACAGCGACCTCTATGGCAGCTATGGCTGATGCATCTAAGGATGCTTCTGCATTCCACGCTCAAGTACAAAATGTAACAAAGAATTTAGGAGCATTGAATGCCGTCTATGAGATGGAATTGAAAGATGCTAACAGTCACGTGAAAGCGATGAATAAATTCTATGCGAACGTTACTTCTGCAATGGAAGGAATGGCAGAAGCAGCTAAGGACACTGAAAACTTCAGATCTGGAATGACTAAATTGAACACGAACATCACGTCATTGAACAGTATCTATGGAAACATGCTTTCAGCTATGAGAGGTGGCGGAGATAGCTCTGCAAAGTAAATCGATCATTATAACCTAATAAGCAAGAATTATGGCTGGAGGTAAGGAAACACCAAGACAGAAGATGATCGGTATGATGTACCTGGTTCTGACTGCATTGCTCGCATTGCAAGTCAGTAGTAGTGTACTGGATAAGTTTGTCTTCATAAATCAAGCATTTGAAACGACTAACGCTGAAAATGGTGCAGAAAACACCAAAAAAGTAGAGTCTATTCAGAAGGCTGTAGGCGATGCGGGTAACCGTGAAGCGGATGTAGCAGTCTTAGACAAGGCAAAAGAGGTGCGTGAAAACACCAAGAAAATTTTGGCTGAGTTGGAAACCTACAAAGGAGAACTCATTGAGAGAACAGGTGGGAAAGATGAGAATGGCGTATTTCTGGGAATGAAGGATTACGATACATCATCTGCAATGTTTGTCAACGAAGGGAAAGGAGATGAATTGAAAGAGAAATTGAATTCATACTCGGCATACCTAAGAGAGACGACCAAAGATGAATCGATCAAGAATATTGCCAAGGATGCAAGCGAAATAAAGGAGTTTAAAGATGATCCCAATCAACAAAGAAAGGGGTTTGCTGAGCTGAACTTTGGACACAACACGCCGATGGCGGGTGCTTTGGCTTCACTTAGCCAATTGCAATCTGATGTCATTACTGAGGAGACTAAGGCGTTGGCTATTTTAGGAAAAGCAGTAGGGGCAGAAGATTTGAAATTTGATCAAATTGTACCTATGGTTCGACCAGAATCAAGAATAGTGGCTGCAGGCTCTGAATATGTTGCAGATATGTTCATTGCTGCCTCTTCGTCGGGGATCAAGCCAGAAATGACTTGGAACGGCAATGAGATGGAAGTGGTTGATGGTATGGGCAAGGTTAGATTTACGGCTAAGGCTAGTAACTACGATAAAGAAGGCCTGTCTGTGCAGAGTTTTATTGGAGCAATCAAGGTGAAACTACCTGGTGGTCGTGATACGGTATTTACAGATACGATTCAGTATATCGTTTCTAAGCCAGTTATTCAGATTCAATCAGCTTCTGTTCAGGCGTTGTACCTCAATTGTGGTAATGAGCTGACTGTAAATGTCCCTGCATTGGGAACGGCTTACAATCCTGCTTTCAGTGCCAAAGGTGGTCAGGCTATCAAAGGTGCCAATAGAGGTGACGTGACGATTGTTCCGAAGTCTGCCAAGGTTTCTTTGAGTGTATCTAGTGGCGGCAATTTGATTGGCACAGAGACTTTCCAAGTGAAGAGAATTCCAAAGCCTGAGATCACGGTCTATAGTGGAGGAAAAGAAGTGGATCTTAAAAGAGGGACAAAAGGAGCTCCTCGCTCGTTGAAGATTCAAGCAGTACCTGATGAAAGTTTTGCGCAGTTTTTGCCAAAAGATGCGAAGTTTAGAGTTGCTCAATCGGAGATTACTTTGGTACGCTCAGGACGTGCAGTAGTGAATATCAAACCAAAAGGACCAGACGTAAACTTGTCACAAATTGCAGGTCAGGCGAGAGCAGGAGATGCGATTGTGATCGAGGTGAAAAAAGTACAAAGAAGAAATTTCAAGGGTGAGATTGAGGATTTTCCTAACTTTGGCCCTAGAATTCTAACGGTGAGAATAAATTAAACAATTAGGTTATGAAAAAGTTATGTTATGTGTTAAGCCTTTTTGTCTTCATTTTAGCTTCAAATGTTGAGTCAGTAAAGGCACAAGAAAACGAAGCAATGGGATATAACCCAGATGCGGTTCGTCCTGTTCATGAGTCTTACAAAATGTTTAAAAAGACAATTTGGAGAAGAATGGACATGAAGGAAAAGCAAAATGCACCTTTCTTTTCTAGAAATGGAGAGTTGTCTACAATAGTGATTGAGGCGGTTAAAGCGGGTTTGCTTTTTCCCTATACCAATGATTCTGTAAACACAAGAATGTCAAAAGAGACATTTCTTGAGAACTTGAAGTTAGAAGAAGAAGGTGGAGGACTGACGGAAGAAGAAATTGCTATGGGCTTTGGTGCCGATAGTGATGATGATTTCTTCGGTGGAGGATTCGACGAGGAAGGTGGTGAGGAAGAAGAAGAAATCATGGCGGCCAATGAGTTTTCGCCGAGAGATTTCTCGATAGTTGAGATCAAGGAGGAGATGTACTTTGATAGAATGCGCTCTAGAATGTACTTCGATATGTTGGCTGTGACTATTTTCCTTCCGGCAGATAAGAATCCTGCTATGTTTGAGAAGCCGTTGGCATCATTCAAATACAAGGATCTTACTGCGTTGTTTAGAAGTATGCCGGATGAGGCCATATGGTACAATGTTCAAAATACAGCAGAACACAAGAATATGGCGGATGCTTTTGACTTGAGGTTGTTTAGCTCGAACTTGACCAAATTCTCTAATCCAGGTGACGATAGAATCGTAGACATCTACAACAAAACGAGAAGAGATGGTATCATTGCTTCTCAGCAGATAGAATACGAATTGGTTGATTTTGAAAATGAACTTTGGGAGTTTTAATCCCCTGTGTTTGTCTAAAATATGCGAAGCTCTACTGGTACCCAGTAGAGCTTTTTTTGTGTAATGTTTTGTTCCCTGAAGCGTTGGCTGTGGCGCACTTGGATCGAAACCGATGGCCAAGACTGCCCCTTTTGAAAGAGCGAGAGGAGTCATAGCTGTGACTTGAAGTAAGATTAGGCAGGGCTGCCGGGGGTGTTGTTCTGCTGATATTGTGATGGGGTCTGTTTATAGGTCTGTTTGAAAGCAGTAGAGAAATAGGACGTGCTGCTAAACCCTACTTTGAAACATATCTCACTGACGTTGAGGTTTGTGGTTTTGAGTAGCTCTTTGGCTTGTTGTAGCCGGTATCGCTTGATGTATAACTGAGGAGTGAGTCCTGTAAGTGCTTTTAGTTTGCGATACAATGTGGAACGGCTCATTTTTATCGACTCGCAGAGACTTTCCAGCGCATAGTCTTCATTGCTTATATTGTCGCCGATATGTTGTTGGAGTAATGTTAGGAAGCGTTGATCCATGCTCTGAAGAGTTGGCTCTTTTTGTACCCCTATTTCGTTGGGAGGAGTTTGATAGAAGGTCTGTAGTTTCTTTCTGTTTTGTATGAGGGTTTCTATTCTTGCAAGTAGTTCTTCTTTCTCGAAAGGTTTTGTAAGGTAGTCATCTGCTCCGCTTTTTAGCCCTTCTACTTTGTCCGAAAGAGCTGCCTTGGCGGTGAGCAAAAGGATGGGGATATGAGATGTGCTCATTTGATTTTTTAGGGTGTCTGTGAGTGTAATGCCGTCTACTACGGGCATCATCAGATCCGATACAATGAGGTCAGGCAAATGTTTGTTGGCAAGCTGTATGCCTTGCTGACCATTGGACGCCTCTAGTATGTTGTAGTTGTGTATGGGGAGGCAATTCTTTACATATTCCAGCATTAGCTCATTGTCTTCTACCAGTAGTAAGGTGAGTTTCTTTTCTTCTAGTAACGGGGAGGAGTCTAGCAGTGTCTTACCTGTAGAGGAGGTGGGTCGGGGGGTAAGTATTGCCAACGATTGTTTGGTGCCCAAGGGAAACGCTCCTGGTAGGCGCATGATGAATTTGGATCCCGTAGGAATGTTGTTTTCTACCCTCAACGTCCCGCCATGGAGTTCGATATATTCTTTGGCAATGGATAGACCAATTCCACTTCCTTGTGTGGTGTCCTTTGGATTGATTTGATAGAACCTTTCAAATATGTTTTGATGTTCAGTGATGGGGATGCCGGATCCCTCGTCTATGATTTGTATGATGCCGTGGTTGTTTTCTCGAAAGCACTTGATAGTGATGACACTCTGGTCTGGGCTAAATTTAAGGGCGTTGCTGAGTAGGTTGCTGAAGGCTCTTTGTACTTTCCTTTCATCTATGTGAATCATGAAATTGTCAATTGCCTGAAGCAATTGGATTCCTTTCCGCTGTGCCATCGGGTGGAAACGACCGATGTGTGTTTGAAAAAAGGGGGCGCTTTCGTAGTAGTTGGAGTTTAGGCCCAATTGACTAGTTTCTGATTTGGCTAGATCCAAGAGTTGGTTGATGAGATCCAGGAGGATGTTGGCGTTGTTGAGTATGTTTTGTAGAGTTTTGCGCTCCAATGCGTTGCCTGCTTTTTCAAATAGTAATTGTGTGGGGCCAATAATTAGGGTGAGCGGAGTTCGAAATTCATGAGAAATGTTGGCAAAGAATCGAGATTTTATCTGGTCCATTTTCTCTAGTTGTTTGCTTTTTTCATGGATCTCAGCGGTACGTTCGACAATTTTTTGCTCTAGTATCTGGTTTTGTGACTCTACCAACTCACGTCTCTTCATCTCACTTTGTTGTATGGCTCGTTCTGTGGCTAGTTGTTTTTCCTGGTTCTGTTTATTCACCTCAAAGAACCTAAGAAGTAGTCCAGCGAAAAGGAAAAAGGATTGTACAGTAATGACGGCAAGCACGTCATACAGTTGAAGAAAGAGGTCGTTTTCAATAAGGCCAAAGTACCCTAGGATGTACCAAACCAATAAAAAAACCAATGCACTCATGGCCATGAGGTAAAAGTAACTCGGTCGATATCGATTTCTAATGGCGTGATAGTACCCTGGTATCGTGACGAAACAAGCCACTAGCGCATTGAGGTAGAGAAGGTCGTAAAATACACTATAGAAAAAGCTGAAAGAGGTTAGACCAACCTGAATGACGAACAAGCCTTTTAATACGTTGGCAGTGGTGGGGGTGTATTCGGGCATTCGAAGGTAATATATCGGCACGTACATATGAGCTAGGATGGTCATGGCAGCAAGCCCATCATCAATGTAGCCATTGATGTATGGAGCGCGGTTTAGGAATAGATAAAGTGTGTAGCCCTCGAAGGTAAAGGTGAATAGTCCTGATATGCCAATGAGGATAGCTGTAAGTAAATAGAGCTTGTCGAGGCTGATTGAATATAAAGCCAAGGCAAAGAAGAGGAGAAGGAGGGTGGCACCAAAGAAGACACCGTTTTTGGTAGGAGTAGGGAGATTGTTTGTTTTGAAAGGTTCACTGGCCTCCATATACATGGTGCTTAAACTTCGGTATTCCTTGGATACTTTTCTTTGGCAGTCGGTACGCAGGTATAGGCTGTGATGCCCAGGAGGAACGGAGACAGGTACGATAAGAGAGGTGCTCATGAACTCATGAAAGGGTCGTTGATCGAGGGCTACCATTTCTCCTGTGTGACTTTTCCAAATGATGCTGTCTTGACTATCCACGAGGTAGAGTTGTGCGTAGTCTGTATAGTGAAAGAGGTTAAAGTAGTACTCTTGATTTACGGTGTCTGGATTGATAATGTAGCCTTTGCCCCATTGTACGGTTTGCGATTCGTTAAAATCTATTCCTGTTTGAAAGTTACTGTCTGAATAATCAATCAATTCACGGATGTCAAACCCCTCTTGTCGATGCAGCGGGAGCACTGCTATGTGTTTTTCTAGCCCATAATAGGACTTGTCGGCGGACAAGATCATCGGTGCGATATTTCCCAATACTCGAAAGGACAAGAACAGGAGAGTCAAGGTTGGAAGAGAGTACTTCATTGATGCAAAATAAATAAAAGCAGACAATGGTGGACCTTGTGATACGCTGTATAGGCTATATGACACGTCATTGAAAGGATTGAAACCTCAGTGAAAACAGGCAATAGGCTTTTTGATTCATTTTTGAAGTACTGGTGAGAGCATGTTTAGCCAGTTGATCAAATAAAAAAAGAGATATGAAAAAGGTTGAAAAAACAAAATGGAGAGTACTCTATGGTTTGCTACTAATTTTTATGATGAATGCTTGCATCACGAGTGAGGATGTGAAGCCGGAAAATGATGACGATGACAATGATGAAGAAGTCATAGATGAAGAAAACGATGAGACTGTTGACTTGGCTGTATTGGGTGTGACACCAGCAGATGGTAGTACAGACGTAGATCCAAACCTTGCGGAGATTTTGATTGAGTTTTCTAAACCGATTGACTTAGGTACGGTTGAGAATAGCACCTTCTCTTTGGCTCGTGAGGGAAGTAATACGACTGAATATGCTACCATCACTCAGTCTGGAAGTACTGTCATTTTCAAGTTTGATAACCCAGGTTTGGATGAAGGCTATACCTATTTTTTGAGGATTACCACTGGGGTAAAGGACAAGGAAGGCAATGCGTTGTCCGAAACGTTTTCTTCCACTTTTACCATCAGTGGAGACAATGATCGTCCGACATTGGAGAGTTCGTCTATAGGGTTAGGGGGTGTTGATGCGGATGTAGAAGCAAATACTTCTATCGTACTTACATTTAGTGAAACGATTGATTCGGGATCTTTGAGTGGTATTACATTGACAAATACGGATGACAATACAGAGGTAGAGATGGAGGTCTCCCAAGAAGGGAGAAAGGTGACGTTGTCCCCATCAGGTATGAAGGAAAATACCAATTATTTTCTCGTCATTCCTCAAGGGTTGGCTGATTTAAGTGGGAATACTCTGTATGCTATGATTAGGATTAGGTTTAAAACCGCTAAAACTCCAGTTGATTTGCCTGAGTGGTACGAAGGTCTTTGGTACGATAGTGCGGGTAAACTGGCCTTTCAAATTGACCTTGGAGCGACAGAAAGCACCATTTTTGTGGATGGTGCGGCGTATCGCTTTGATAGCAAGAATGTAACAAAGCTAGAAGATCAATTCGAAAACCGTAAGTATCAAGTTGATACGGAGTTTGGCTCTGTCTCCAAGGTTTTTTATTTGAGAGATGTTGGAAACACGAATAAACTCGAGGTTTCACATGTGTCATCAGATTCTCATTATATAGAACATGCCAAGGTGAATGCTCAGACCGTGAACCATGTCGAGTACTCTGATTTTGGTGGGGGATCTTTTTCTCAAGAGGTGTATGGTACATGGTACGAAAGAGATAGCAATGGGAATGTTAAAAATTCCTTTACTATGACCAACCGTGGACAGTGGTCGGTGTATTTGGAGGATTCAAGAGGGAAACTGAGAATAGACCTACATACAGAGGCCATTTATTGGGAGCCAGTGGGGTATAGTGAGAGCAAATTTGCAGACATCAGTGTCATGGCGAATAGTTCTCCATACTAGACAATAAATGTTTAAAAGAAGTAAAAGACCGCTTTCCATGGCGGTCTTTTTGTTTTTCAAAGGGTGTGGTTGGAACCTCTAGTTTACATATTGTTATGGATGTATGCTAGGACAACCTTTGCCTTGGCAGGTCCAATCAAGCCTGCCAATTCTTCTTCGCTTGCTTTTGATATTTTTTTGAAGGACTTGTACTCCTGTAGGAGTATCGTTCGGGTTTTTTTCCCGATACCTCGAATGCTATCGAGTTCTGATTCTGTTTGTCCCTTGCTACGCAAGTCTCTGTGAAAAGTGATGGCAAAGCGGTGTGCCTCGTCTCGCAACTGCTGAATGAGTTTGAGCGATTCAGATTTTTTGCTGATATGTACTGGAATAGAGTCTTCGGGATAATAGATCTCCTCTAGTCGCTTGGCGATTCCAATGATAGGGATCTGATGATACAGGCCGAGGCTTTTCAATGCTTCGCAGGCGGCGCTGAGCTGGCCTTTGCCTCCATCAACTATAATCAGCTGAGGGTAGGGTAGTTTTTCTTCTTGGAGGCGCTTGTACCGGCGTGTTACGATTTCATTCATCGAGCCAAAATCATCCGGGCCTACGATGGTTTTGATTTTGAAGTGCCTGTAGTCTTTTTTGGAAGGTTTTCCTTTTTTGAAGCACACCATCGAGGCGACAGGGTTGGTGCCTTGGATGTTGGAATTGTCGAAGCACTCGATGTGATTGGGGAGCTCTTTGAGTTTGAGGTCGGTTTGTAGCTGCTTGACTACTCTGTTGCCTTTGTCTAGTGCTGCTTCTGCTTTGTTGATAGCGTTCTTTTTTTGCGCGAGTGCATTTTTGTAAGACAGGTTGACGAGCGTTTTTTTGTCTCCTATCTTAGGTACGACGATTTCTATTTCTTCTGTCCAACTTTCGAATGCTATATTAGAGAGAATCACACGGGACTTGCTTTCAAATTGCTCTCGCATTTGGATGCATACCAATTGCAAGATTTCTGCTTCGGGTTCATCGAGCTTCTTCTTGATCTCGATCGAGTGTGAGATGTTAATCA
The DNA window shown above is from Reichenbachiella sp. 5M10 and carries:
- a CDS encoding SUMF1/EgtB/PvdO family nonheme iron enzyme, whose amino-acid sequence is MNKIGTSKIVSCLLLLSVLITGQGCSLANMFGGGGDGYDDRGELVGSMGREGWEMVRPFGMVSIPPGTFHMGQADQDVAATQINFNKQVTIGPFYMDDTEITNNEYRQFVDEIVEGSESELPEGFVTADLVPDSTVWVRDFTHHMGDPLMVYYWSHPAFDNYPVVGVDWEAAKYFCKWRTEHLNEYRADRGLFPMPNFRLPSEAEWEYAARGGRDMNKYPWGGPYIRNQKGCLLANFKPGRGNYFDDGFAYTSPVATFFANDYGLYEMSGNVAEWCEDAFDPASMPLVWDLNPTFFDEDQPKKVIRGGSWKDIAYYLETGTRTYEYKDSTRASIGFRCAMTHLGRSSGSEF
- the gldL gene encoding gliding motility protein GldL, translating into MSAKKGGLKELLFTTIMPKVYGIGAAVVIVGAMFKILHLPGAGEMLGIGLTTEAIIFFLSAFEPKHNEIDWSKVYPELSDDYDGPRAQPRAAVSAGGTGVAQQMDKMLADAKVGPELIKSLGDGMKSMSESAKKLSTIGDAAGATNEYAQNVKSASTSLINMNKAYASTATSMAAMADASKDASAFHAQVQNVTKNLGALNAVYEMELKDANSHVKAMNKFYANVTSAMEGMAEAAKDTENFRSGMTKLNTNITSLNSIYGNMLSAMRGGGDSSAK
- the gldN gene encoding gliding motility protein GldN gives rise to the protein MKKLCYVLSLFVFILASNVESVKAQENEAMGYNPDAVRPVHESYKMFKKTIWRRMDMKEKQNAPFFSRNGELSTIVIEAVKAGLLFPYTNDSVNTRMSKETFLENLKLEEEGGGLTEEEIAMGFGADSDDDFFGGGFDEEGGEEEEEIMAANEFSPRDFSIVEIKEEMYFDRMRSRMYFDMLAVTIFLPADKNPAMFEKPLASFKYKDLTALFRSMPDEAIWYNVQNTAEHKNMADAFDLRLFSSNLTKFSNPGDDRIVDIYNKTRRDGIIASQQIEYELVDFENELWEF
- the uvrC gene encoding excinuclease ABC subunit UvrC produces the protein MNDSVSIKESIRQLPSDPGVYKYYNQKDTLIYVGKAKNLKKRVSSYFNKQTGLSLKTRKLVQDIHRIEFVVVNSEFDALLLENNLIKENQPRFNILLKDDKTFPYVCISKDRFPKVYSTRRLDKTEGEHFGPYTNVKALNSVLELIQKLYKIRTCNYSLTEENIQSGKFKVCLEYHIANCLGPCEGLQSEADYMDEISQVRHILKGNLKSVKDVFAEEMNLAAQALKFEDALIYKNKIDLLDKFQNKTVIVSTSLRNIDIITLTSADQKAYLNYMRVDQGMINISHSIEIKKKLDEPEAEILQLVCIQMREQFESKSRVILSNIAFESWTEEIEIVVPKIGDKKTLVNLSYKNALAQKKNAINKAEAALDKGNRVVKQLQTDLKLKELPNHIECFDNSNIQGTNPVASMVCFKKGKPSKKDYRHFKIKTIVGPDDFGSMNEIVTRRYKRLQEEKLPYPQLIIVDGGKGQLSAACEALKSLGLYHQIPIIGIAKRLEEIYYPEDSIPVHISKKSESLKLIQQLRDEAHRFAITFHRDLRSKGQTESELDSIRGIGKKTRTILLQEYKSFKKISKASEEELAGLIGPAKAKVVLAYIHNNM
- a CDS encoding Ig-like domain-containing protein, which codes for MKKVEKTKWRVLYGLLLIFMMNACITSEDVKPENDDDDNDEEVIDEENDETVDLAVLGVTPADGSTDVDPNLAEILIEFSKPIDLGTVENSTFSLAREGSNTTEYATITQSGSTVIFKFDNPGLDEGYTYFLRITTGVKDKEGNALSETFSSTFTISGDNDRPTLESSSIGLGGVDADVEANTSIVLTFSETIDSGSLSGITLTNTDDNTEVEMEVSQEGRKVTLSPSGMKENTNYFLVIPQGLADLSGNTLYAMIRIRFKTAKTPVDLPEWYEGLWYDSAGKLAFQIDLGATESTIFVDGAAYRFDSKNVTKLEDQFENRKYQVDTEFGSVSKVFYLRDVGNTNKLEVSHVSSDSHYIEHAKVNAQTVNHVEYSDFGGGSFSQEVYGTWYERDSNGNVKNSFTMTNRGQWSVYLEDSRGKLRIDLHTEAIYWEPVGYSESKFADISVMANSSPY
- a CDS encoding response regulator, producing the protein MKYSLPTLTLLFLSFRVLGNIAPMILSADKSYYGLEKHIAVLPLHRQEGFDIRELIDYSDSNFQTGIDFNESQTVQWGKGYIINPDTVNQEYYFNLFHYTDYAQLYLVDSQDSIIWKSHTGEMVALDQRPFHEFMSTSLIVPVSVPPGHHSLYLRTDCQRKVSKEYRSLSTMYMEASEPFKTNNLPTPTKNGVFFGATLLLLFFALALYSISLDKLYLLTAILIGISGLFTFTFEGYTLYLFLNRAPYINGYIDDGLAAMTILAHMYVPIYYLRMPEYTPTTANVLKGLFVIQVGLTSFSFFYSVFYDLLYLNALVACFVTIPGYYHAIRNRYRPSYFYLMAMSALVFLLVWYILGYFGLIENDLFLQLYDVLAVITVQSFFLFAGLLLRFFEVNKQNQEKQLATERAIQQSEMKRRELVESQNQILEQKIVERTAEIHEKSKQLEKMDQIKSRFFANISHEFRTPLTLIIGPTQLLFEKAGNALERKTLQNILNNANILLDLINQLLDLAKSETSQLGLNSNYYESAPFFQTHIGRFHPMAQRKGIQLLQAIDNFMIHIDERKVQRAFSNLLSNALKFSPDQSVITIKCFRENNHGIIQIIDEGSGIPITEHQNIFERFYQINPKDTTQGSGIGLSIAKEYIELHGGTLRVENNIPTGSKFIMRLPGAFPLGTKQSLAILTPRPTSSTGKTLLDSSPLLEEKKLTLLLVEDNELMLEYVKNCLPIHNYNILEASNGQQGIQLANKHLPDLIVSDLMMPVVDGITLTDTLKNQMSTSHIPILLLTAKAALSDKVEGLKSGADDYLTKPFEKEELLARIETLIQNRKKLQTFYQTPPNEIGVQKEPTLQSMDQRFLTLLQQHIGDNISNEDYALESLCESIKMSRSTLYRKLKALTGLTPQLYIKRYRLQQAKELLKTTNLNVSEICFKVGFSSTSYFSTAFKQTYKQTPSQYQQNNTPGSPA
- a CDS encoding type IX secretion system membrane protein PorP/SprF, yielding MPNRILLLLSICFCVHSASGQQDPVFSHFMFNPYYASPALTTMDGVSSVSLISRNQWTGYETSFENEGGAPTTQFLNYSSLLRIKDTALGIGGTFIYDELGPRQDVYVQLSLAYHYDMPRGRVSFGLRPTLVNRRLDFTALVAVDPDDPTNFNQLGTESQFKPDLAGGIAYSTNDYVVALGVDHLITPAFDYGVDGLAAEDPQRMVYSLYASLNYRFSQDVMLVPALLVKTNIDGHSYDVSARAVYQEKLWVGLSYRDFEAVTFMLGCSFLQDKSLSVGYAFDYTVLNQEYKQATSHELFVRYNLPTLNSRTKKIIRTPRFRF
- the gldM gene encoding gliding motility protein GldM, which translates into the protein MAGGKETPRQKMIGMMYLVLTALLALQVSSSVLDKFVFINQAFETTNAENGAENTKKVESIQKAVGDAGNREADVAVLDKAKEVRENTKKILAELETYKGELIERTGGKDENGVFLGMKDYDTSSAMFVNEGKGDELKEKLNSYSAYLRETTKDESIKNIAKDASEIKEFKDDPNQQRKGFAELNFGHNTPMAGALASLSQLQSDVITEETKALAILGKAVGAEDLKFDQIVPMVRPESRIVAAGSEYVADMFIAASSSGIKPEMTWNGNEMEVVDGMGKVRFTAKASNYDKEGLSVQSFIGAIKVKLPGGRDTVFTDTIQYIVSKPVIQIQSASVQALYLNCGNELTVNVPALGTAYNPAFSAKGGQAIKGANRGDVTIVPKSAKVSLSVSSGGNLIGTETFQVKRIPKPEITVYSGGKEVDLKRGTKGAPRSLKIQAVPDESFAQFLPKDAKFRVAQSEITLVRSGRAVVNIKPKGPDVNLSQIAGQARAGDAIVIEVKKVQRRNFKGEIEDFPNFGPRILTVRIN